In Cupriavidus taiwanensis, the following are encoded in one genomic region:
- a CDS encoding AI-2E family transporter, whose protein sequence is MNAPLLNQEAKRILLWIVVAMALFAAIIALAPVLTPFLFAFIFAYILNPGVDWLQRRRVPRAIGVTLMILLLTVVCVMLVLLLIAVLQREIPQVREQLPILLKKLNSVVSPRLAEFGVRVRFDFPGLRNMMSDRFAASPEDLLVVLLNYVKMSGSALIAVAGIVFIVPIVMFYLMMDWHMVMRRIEGVVPRRWVPKVRELTNETDALLSQYLRGQILVMVILAAIYSIGLTIAGFDIGVPVGVFTGLAVFIPYIGFGVGLVMAVLAALLQFGNWYGLAAVAVVYGFGQFIESFYLTPRLVGERIGLHPLVVIFALLAFGQLFGFFGVLLALPTCAVLLVGARQLRRVYLASDLYRK, encoded by the coding sequence ATGAATGCCCCGCTGCTGAACCAAGAGGCCAAGCGCATCCTGCTGTGGATCGTCGTGGCCATGGCGCTGTTCGCCGCCATTATCGCGCTGGCGCCGGTGCTGACGCCGTTCCTGTTCGCATTCATCTTCGCCTATATCCTGAACCCCGGCGTGGACTGGCTGCAGCGCCGCCGCGTGCCGCGCGCGATCGGCGTGACGCTGATGATCCTGCTGCTGACGGTGGTCTGCGTGATGCTGGTGCTGCTGCTGATCGCGGTGCTCCAGCGCGAGATCCCGCAGGTGCGCGAGCAGCTGCCGATCCTGCTGAAGAAGCTCAATTCGGTGGTATCGCCGCGGCTGGCCGAGTTCGGCGTGCGCGTGCGCTTCGACTTCCCGGGCCTGCGCAACATGATGTCGGACCGCTTCGCGGCCAGCCCGGAAGACCTGCTGGTGGTGCTGCTGAACTACGTCAAGATGTCGGGCTCGGCGCTGATCGCGGTGGCGGGCATCGTCTTCATCGTGCCCATCGTCATGTTCTACCTGATGATGGACTGGCATATGGTGATGCGCCGCATCGAGGGCGTGGTGCCGCGCCGCTGGGTGCCCAAGGTGCGCGAGCTGACCAACGAGACCGACGCGCTGCTGTCGCAGTACCTGCGCGGCCAGATCCTGGTGATGGTGATCCTGGCGGCGATCTACTCGATCGGGCTGACCATCGCCGGCTTCGATATCGGCGTGCCGGTCGGGGTCTTCACCGGGCTGGCGGTGTTTATCCCGTATATTGGCTTCGGCGTCGGACTGGTGATGGCGGTGCTGGCGGCGCTGCTGCAGTTCGGCAACTGGTACGGGCTGGCCGCGGTGGCGGTGGTCTACGGCTTCGGCCAGTTCATCGAGAGTTTCTACCTGACGCCCCGGCTGGTCGGTGAGCGCATCGGGCTGCACCCGCTGGTGGTGATCTTCGCGCTGCTCGCCTTCGGCCAGCTGTTCGGCTTCTTCGGCGTGCTGCTGGCCCTGCCGACCTGCGCCGTGCTGCTGGTGGGCGCGCGCCAGCTGCGGCGGGTTTACCTGGCCAGCGACCTGTACCGAAAATAA
- the pcnB gene encoding polynucleotide adenylyltransferase PcnB — MIKKLITRLLGKPGPKQRRTGRAHMPRIVNVDEHQIDPTLLSRNAVKVTSTLQQAGYQAYIVGGAVRDLLLGIKPKDFDVATNATPDQVQALFRRSRIIGRRFQIVHVTFYGGREQEIIEVSTFRALVDAIASETLPEGRRLKRAELDSKTHAIDASGRVLRDNVWGSQAEDAERRDFTINAMYYDPAAQTVHDYHHGMEDIRARLLRMIGDPATRYREDPVRMLRVVRFAAKTGFDIDEATRLPIAGLAELIHNVPSARLFDEMLKLLMSGHAWASLQELRKAGLHKGLLPLLDVALEQPMGQRFVQLALDNTDRRVQAGKPVSPGFLFAALLWHHVLQRWNKLREEGEHAIAALNTAMDMVLEKQTGQLAIQRRFVTDMRDIWGMQPRFEKRVGRMPFRLLESPRFRAGFDFLQLRCQSGELPEELAAWWQDFQDADPGEREDLIDAVRSARGAGGHGGQGGQGGQGTQGAEGEGPARKKRRRRGPRKSDKVSSRSDTDAGEAAHAGPGQPEET; from the coding sequence GTGATCAAGAAGCTCATTACCCGGCTGCTGGGCAAACCCGGCCCCAAGCAGCGCCGCACCGGCCGCGCCCATATGCCGCGCATCGTCAACGTGGACGAACACCAGATCGACCCCACGCTGCTGTCGCGCAATGCCGTCAAGGTCACCTCGACGCTGCAGCAGGCCGGCTACCAGGCCTACATCGTCGGCGGCGCCGTGCGCGACCTGCTGCTCGGCATCAAGCCCAAGGATTTCGACGTCGCCACCAACGCCACGCCCGACCAGGTGCAGGCGCTGTTCCGCCGCTCGCGCATCATCGGCCGGCGCTTCCAGATCGTGCACGTGACCTTCTACGGCGGGCGCGAGCAGGAGATCATCGAAGTCTCGACCTTCCGCGCGCTGGTCGACGCCATCGCCAGCGAGACCCTGCCCGAAGGCCGCCGCCTGAAGCGCGCCGAGCTCGACAGCAAGACCCATGCGATCGACGCCTCGGGCCGCGTGCTGCGCGACAACGTGTGGGGCTCGCAGGCCGAAGACGCGGAACGCCGCGACTTCACCATCAATGCGATGTACTACGACCCGGCCGCGCAGACCGTGCATGACTACCATCACGGCATGGAAGACATCCGCGCGCGCCTGCTGCGCATGATCGGCGACCCGGCCACGCGCTATCGCGAAGACCCGGTGCGGATGCTGCGCGTGGTGCGCTTCGCCGCCAAGACCGGCTTCGATATCGACGAGGCCACGCGCCTGCCCATCGCCGGCCTGGCCGAGCTGATCCACAACGTGCCGAGCGCGCGGCTGTTCGACGAGATGCTCAAGCTGCTGATGTCCGGCCATGCCTGGGCCTCGCTGCAGGAACTGCGCAAGGCCGGCCTGCACAAGGGCCTGCTGCCGCTGCTGGACGTGGCGCTGGAGCAGCCCATGGGCCAGCGCTTCGTGCAGCTGGCGCTGGACAACACCGACCGCCGCGTGCAAGCCGGCAAGCCGGTGTCGCCGGGCTTCCTGTTCGCCGCGCTGCTGTGGCACCACGTGCTGCAGCGCTGGAACAAGCTGCGCGAAGAGGGCGAGCACGCCATCGCCGCGCTCAACACGGCCATGGACATGGTGCTGGAAAAGCAGACCGGCCAGCTCGCGATCCAGCGCCGCTTCGTCACCGACATGCGCGATATCTGGGGCATGCAGCCGCGCTTCGAGAAACGCGTGGGCCGCATGCCGTTCCGGCTGCTGGAGTCGCCGCGCTTCCGCGCCGGCTTCGACTTCCTGCAACTGCGCTGCCAGTCGGGCGAGCTGCCCGAGGAACTGGCCGCGTGGTGGCAGGACTTCCAGGACGCCGACCCGGGCGAGCGCGAGGACCTGATCGACGCGGTGCGCAGCGCGCGCGGCGCCGGGGGCCATGGCGGCCAAGGCGGTCAAGGTGGTCAGGGCACCCAGGGTGCCGAGGGCGAAGGCCCGGCCCGCAAGAAGCGCCGCCGGCGCGGTCCGCGGAAATCGGATAAAGTGTCCTCCCGGAGCGATACGGACGCGGGCGAGGCAGCACATGCCGGCCCCGGCCAGCCGGAGGAAACCTAA
- the folK gene encoding 2-amino-4-hydroxy-6-hydroxymethyldihydropteridine diphosphokinase produces the protein MTLAFIGIGANLGDARQAIKDAIVCLAQQVGITVLARSSLYRTAPVDAGGDDYYNAVVKVQTSFTASQLLRICHHIEDQFGRERPFRNAPRTLDLDLLLFGDEQHDHEHLTVPHPRLTERAFTLVPLLELDAALAIPGRGRAADYLAGVGAQRIEKVSTCKCLRMQAAAGEAGHGGTPG, from the coding sequence ATGACGCTTGCCTTCATCGGCATCGGGGCCAACCTGGGGGACGCCCGCCAGGCCATCAAGGACGCCATCGTGTGCCTGGCCCAGCAGGTCGGCATCACGGTGCTGGCGCGCTCCTCGCTCTATCGCACCGCCCCGGTCGATGCCGGCGGCGACGACTACTACAACGCGGTGGTCAAGGTGCAGACCTCGTTCACCGCCTCGCAGCTGCTGCGCATCTGCCACCACATCGAAGACCAGTTCGGCCGCGAGCGCCCGTTCCGCAACGCGCCGCGCACGCTGGACCTGGACCTGCTGCTGTTCGGCGACGAACAGCACGACCACGAACACCTGACCGTACCGCACCCGCGCCTGACCGAGCGCGCCTTCACGCTGGTGCCGCTGCTGGAACTGGACGCCGCGCTGGCGATCCCCGGGCGCGGCCGCGCCGCCGACTACCTGGCCGGCGTGGGCGCGCAGCGCATCGAGAAGGTCTCCACCTGCAAGTGCCTGCGCATGCAGGCCGCCGCCGGCGAGGCGGGCCATGGCGGCACGCCCGGCTGA
- a CDS encoding HAD family hydrolase → MNLALFDLDHTLIPTDSDHEWGRFLVRLGVVDEVIYRQKNDEFYGHYKAGTLDIQAFLRFALAPLAANPRDRLDAMRVRFMHEVIDPVITPQARALVYKHLEAGDLCAVVTATNSFVTAPIAAAFGIKHLIATEPATVDGKPESQFTGEVDGVPSFREGKITRVEAWLKAQGAGWDNFETTTFYSDSANDLPLLEKVSEPIATNPDDRLRHHAAAAGWRIMDLF, encoded by the coding sequence ATGAATCTGGCACTCTTTGACCTCGACCACACCCTGATCCCGACCGACAGCGACCATGAATGGGGCCGCTTCCTGGTCCGCCTGGGCGTCGTCGACGAGGTAATCTACCGGCAGAAGAACGACGAGTTCTACGGCCACTACAAGGCCGGCACGCTGGATATCCAGGCCTTCCTGCGCTTTGCGCTGGCGCCGCTGGCGGCCAACCCGCGCGACCGGCTCGATGCCATGCGGGTGCGCTTCATGCACGAGGTGATCGACCCGGTGATCACGCCGCAGGCGCGCGCGCTGGTCTACAAGCACCTGGAAGCCGGCGACCTGTGCGCGGTGGTCACCGCCACCAACAGCTTCGTCACCGCGCCCATCGCCGCGGCCTTCGGCATCAAGCACCTGATCGCGACCGAGCCCGCCACCGTCGACGGCAAGCCGGAAAGCCAGTTCACCGGCGAAGTCGACGGCGTGCCCAGCTTCCGCGAAGGCAAGATCACCCGCGTCGAAGCCTGGCTCAAGGCCCAGGGCGCGGGCTGGGACAATTTCGAGACCACCACCTTCTACAGCGACTCGGCCAACGACCTGCCCCTGCTGGAAAAGGTCTCCGAGCCGATCGCCACCAACCCGGACGATCGCCTGCGCCACCACGCCGCCGCGGCAGGCTGGCGCATCATGGATCTGTTCTGA
- the purM gene encoding phosphoribosylformylglycinamidine cyclo-ligase, with protein sequence MSASPTAGQAGLSYRDAGVDIDAGDALVDRIKPFAKRTMREGVMAGIGGFGALFELSKKFQEPVLVSGTDGVGTKLKLAFQLNRHDTVGQDLVAMSVNDILVQGAEPLFFLDYFACGKLDVDTAATVIQGIARGCELAGCALIGGETAEMPSMYPDGEYDLAGFAVGAVEKKKIIDGSTITPGDVVLGLASSGAHSNGYSLVRKIIEVAKPDLNADFHGQRLQDAIMAPTRIYVKPLLSLIETLPVKGMAHITGGGLTENVPRVLAQEVTAVLHRDAWTLPPLFQWLQAQGRVADDEMHRVFNCGIGMVVIVAREDAERAIRHLQAAGEAVWQIGEIRERAEGEAQTIVI encoded by the coding sequence ATGAGCGCATCCCCGACCGCCGGCCAGGCAGGCCTTTCCTACCGCGACGCCGGTGTTGACATCGATGCCGGCGACGCGCTGGTCGACCGCATCAAGCCGTTTGCCAAGCGCACCATGCGCGAGGGCGTGATGGCGGGCATCGGCGGGTTCGGTGCGCTGTTCGAGCTGTCGAAGAAGTTCCAGGAGCCGGTGCTGGTGTCGGGCACCGACGGCGTGGGCACCAAGCTCAAGCTGGCCTTCCAGCTCAACCGCCATGACACCGTCGGCCAGGACCTGGTCGCGATGAGCGTCAACGACATCCTGGTGCAGGGCGCCGAGCCGCTGTTCTTCCTGGACTACTTCGCCTGCGGCAAGCTCGACGTCGATACCGCCGCCACCGTGATCCAGGGCATCGCCCGCGGCTGCGAACTGGCCGGCTGCGCGCTGATCGGCGGCGAGACCGCCGAAATGCCCAGCATGTACCCGGACGGCGAATACGACCTGGCCGGCTTCGCCGTCGGCGCGGTCGAGAAGAAAAAGATCATCGACGGCAGCACCATCACCCCGGGCGACGTGGTGCTGGGCCTGGCCTCTTCGGGCGCGCATTCCAACGGCTATTCGCTGGTGCGCAAGATCATCGAGGTGGCCAAGCCGGACCTGAACGCCGACTTCCACGGCCAGCGCCTGCAGGACGCCATCATGGCGCCGACCCGGATCTACGTGAAGCCGCTGCTGTCGCTGATCGAGACGCTTCCGGTCAAGGGCATGGCCCACATCACCGGCGGCGGCCTGACCGAGAACGTGCCGCGCGTGCTGGCGCAGGAGGTCACGGCGGTGCTGCATCGCGACGCCTGGACGCTGCCGCCGCTGTTCCAGTGGCTGCAGGCGCAGGGCCGCGTCGCCGACGACGAGATGCACCGGGTCTTCAACTGCGGCATCGGCATGGTCGTGATCGTGGCCAGGGAAGACGCCGAACGCGCCATCCGCCACCTGCAGGCCGCCGGCGAAGCCGTGTGGCAGATCGGTGAGATCCGCGAACGTGCCGAGGGCGAGGCCCAGACCATCGTGATCTGA
- the hda gene encoding DnaA regulatory inactivator Hda codes for MSPRPKQLSLELGSPPPSTFENFVVASNREAVQRLRELPPALAQEHASDRLIYLWGEVGCGRTHLLHAVCEAGPQHGIRCRYLSPHHPLSDFLFDPWCQLYTVDDVELLDEARQIAVFSLYNEVRAHGRTALVVAGGLAPRAMPVREDLRTRLGWGLVYQVAPLSDDDKKAAVRHAARERGLQLSPEITHWLVTRHYRDMPSLMALLDALDTYSLERKRPVTLPLLREMFAEFRD; via the coding sequence ATGTCCCCGCGTCCCAAGCAACTGTCGCTCGAGCTGGGCAGCCCGCCGCCTTCGACCTTCGAGAATTTCGTGGTGGCATCCAACCGCGAAGCGGTGCAGCGCCTGCGCGAGCTGCCGCCCGCGCTTGCGCAGGAGCACGCCAGCGACCGCCTGATCTACCTGTGGGGCGAGGTCGGCTGCGGCCGCACCCACCTGCTGCACGCGGTGTGCGAGGCCGGGCCGCAGCACGGCATCCGCTGCCGCTACCTGAGCCCGCACCACCCGCTGTCCGATTTCCTGTTCGACCCCTGGTGCCAGCTCTACACCGTCGATGACGTCGAGCTGCTCGACGAGGCGCGCCAGATCGCGGTGTTCTCGCTCTACAACGAAGTGCGCGCGCACGGGCGCACCGCGCTGGTGGTGGCGGGCGGGCTGGCGCCGCGCGCGATGCCGGTGCGCGAAGACCTGCGCACGCGCCTGGGCTGGGGCCTGGTGTACCAGGTCGCGCCCTTGTCCGACGACGACAAGAAGGCCGCCGTGCGGCATGCGGCACGCGAGCGCGGCCTGCAGCTGTCGCCCGAAATCACGCACTGGCTGGTGACCCGGCATTACCGCGACATGCCCAGCCTGATGGCGCTGCTGGACGCGCTCGACACCTATTCGCTGGAGCGCAAGCGGCCGGTCACGCTGCCGCTGCTGCGCGAGATGTTCGCCGAATTCCGGGATTAG